In Candidatus Methanosphaera massiliense, the following are encoded in one genomic region:
- the rpsB gene encoding 30S ribosomal protein S2: MSELLIPLDKYLAAGLHIGTQQKTKDMEKYIYRVRADGLHVLDVKSSNDKIIVAAKLLSKYDPDDVLVVSTRQYGQAPVKKFGEVTGTKTIPGRFIPGTLTNPQYSKFIEPKILVVTDPRSDSQAVFEAKQNGIPVVALCDTENLLSNVDLVIPVNNKGRKAIALVYWLLARQILRERGVLSSDEEFDLEPTDFELKI; this comes from the coding sequence ATGTCAGAATTATTAATACCATTAGATAAGTACCTAGCTGCAGGTTTACATATAGGTACTCAACAGAAAACAAAAGATATGGAAAAATATATTTACAGAGTAAGAGCAGACGGTCTTCATGTATTAGATGTTAAAAGTAGTAATGATAAAATAATTGTTGCTGCAAAATTATTATCTAAATATGATCCTGATGATGTTCTTGTTGTATCTACAAGACAGTATGGTCAGGCTCCTGTAAAGAAATTTGGTGAAGTTACTGGTACAAAAACTATTCCTGGTAGATTTATACCTGGTACATTAACAAACCCACAGTACTCCAAATTTATTGAACCTAAAATATTAGTTGTTACAGATCCAAGATCAGACTCTCAAGCTGTATTTGAAGCAAAACAAAATGGAATTCCTGTAGTAGCTTTATGTGATACAGAAAATTTATTATCTAATGTTGACCTTGTAATTCCAGTTAACAATAAAGGTAGAAAAGCTATTGCATTAGTTTACTGGTTATTAGCTAGACAAATTTTAAGAGAAAGAGGAGTTTTATCTTCTGACGAAGAATTTGATTTAGAACCTACTGATTTCGAGTTAAAAATATAA